In a genomic window of Mycolicibacter heraklionensis:
- a CDS encoding acyl-CoA dehydrogenase family protein encodes MATGSTAPFDPIDPLSLDTLLSDDEIALRDTVAKFCAEHVMPHIAEWFEIGDLPARELAREFGKLGLLGMHLDGYGCGGASAVHYGLACVELEAADSGLRSLVSVQGSLAMYSIYNNGSEEQKQQWLPGMAAGELIGCFGLTEPDVGSDPAAMTTRAKRDGSDWVLNGRKMWITNGSIADVAVVWAATDDGVRGFIVPTNTPGFTANTIHHKLSLRASITSELVLDDVRLPAEAMLPKARGVKGALASLSEARYGIIWGAMGAARSAWQAARDYAMARTQFGRPIAGFQLTQAKLVDMALELHKGQLLSLHLGRLKDSAGLRPEQVSFGKLNNTRAALEICRTARTILGGNGISLEYPVIRHMVNLESVLTYEGTPEMHQLVLGQAFTGLGAFR; translated from the coding sequence CACGTCATGCCGCACATCGCCGAATGGTTCGAGATCGGCGACCTGCCGGCTCGCGAACTGGCCCGGGAATTCGGCAAGCTCGGGCTGCTGGGCATGCACCTGGACGGTTACGGCTGCGGCGGGGCATCGGCGGTGCATTACGGATTGGCCTGCGTGGAGTTGGAGGCCGCCGACTCCGGCCTGCGCTCCCTGGTGTCGGTGCAGGGCTCGCTGGCCATGTACTCGATCTACAACAACGGTTCCGAAGAGCAGAAGCAACAGTGGCTGCCGGGCATGGCCGCCGGTGAACTGATCGGCTGCTTCGGGCTGACCGAGCCCGACGTCGGCTCCGATCCGGCCGCCATGACCACCCGGGCCAAGCGTGACGGATCCGATTGGGTTCTTAATGGCCGGAAAATGTGGATCACCAATGGCTCCATCGCCGACGTCGCGGTGGTGTGGGCGGCCACCGACGACGGCGTCCGCGGTTTCATCGTTCCCACCAACACCCCGGGGTTCACCGCGAACACCATCCACCACAAGCTGTCGCTGCGCGCGTCGATCACCAGTGAACTGGTGCTCGATGACGTGCGTCTGCCGGCCGAGGCCATGCTGCCCAAGGCCCGTGGTGTCAAGGGCGCGTTGGCCAGTTTGTCCGAGGCGCGTTACGGAATCATCTGGGGCGCAATGGGTGCGGCCCGCTCGGCCTGGCAGGCGGCCCGCGACTACGCCATGGCGCGCACCCAGTTCGGCAGGCCGATTGCCGGTTTCCAGCTCACCCAGGCCAAGCTCGTCGACATGGCCCTCGAACTGCACAAGGGGCAGCTGCTGTCGCTGCACTTGGGCCGGCTCAAAGACAGCGCCGGGCTGCGGCCCGAGCAGGTCAGCTTCGGCAAGCTCAACAACACCCGCGCCGCGCTGGAGATCTGCCGCACCGCACGAACCATTCTGGGAGGCAACGGGATATCACTGGAATACCCGGTGATTCGGCACATGGTCAACCTGGAGTCGGTGCTGACCTACGAGGGCACTCCCGAGATGCATCAACTGGTGCTCGGTCAGGCGTTCACCGGTCTCGGCGCCTTCCGCTGA